In Leptolyngbya sp. SIO1E4, one DNA window encodes the following:
- a CDS encoding HAD family phosphatase yields the protein MVLKAVFLEFNGVILKDIDLQRRLMDKILISENLRPDPTEFGQVCIGRSDRTCLDQLLTRRGRATSKASLDKLLAQKSRAYIQQLSADNTLPLYPGLQDFLYQLKAASLPLGVVTAAQKAEVDWVLAQANLIDQFAVTITGNDLTVDEDKPATKLYEQAIARLNEQLPQSASQSASQLAILPEECLAVEASFAGITAAKQARVPVVGVAHFYPYRMMQRQATWAVDYLNEIDLAWIQQRYEPKPLTVSEASG from the coding sequence ATGGTGCTCAAAGCCGTTTTTCTCGAATTTAACGGTGTCATTCTGAAAGACATTGACTTACAAAGACGTTTGATGGATAAAATTCTCATCAGTGAGAATCTTCGTCCCGACCCAACAGAGTTTGGCCAGGTGTGTATTGGGCGCAGCGATCGCACCTGCCTGGATCAACTCTTAACCCGTCGAGGACGGGCCACTTCCAAAGCATCCTTAGATAAGCTGCTGGCGCAGAAGTCTAGGGCTTACATTCAGCAGTTGTCAGCAGACAACACACTGCCCCTTTACCCAGGGCTACAGGACTTTTTATACCAGCTCAAGGCCGCTTCGCTACCGTTGGGGGTGGTCACAGCAGCCCAGAAAGCAGAGGTGGATTGGGTCTTAGCCCAGGCTAATCTGATTGACCAATTTGCTGTCACAATCACCGGGAATGACCTCACTGTGGACGAGGACAAACCCGCCACCAAGCTTTACGAACAGGCGATCGCCCGCTTGAATGAGCAGTTGCCCCAGTCAGCCTCCCAGTCGGCCTCCCAGTTAGCCATTCTGCCTGAAGAGTGCTTAGCAGTTGAGGCCTCTTTTGCCGGGATTACAGCGGCCAAACAAGCCCGTGTCCCCGTTGTCGGGGTAGCCCATTTCTATCCATATCGCATGATGCAGCGACAGGCGACTTGGGCAGTCGATTATCTCAATGAAATCGACCTAGCCTGGATTCAGCAGCGTTATGAACCGAAACCTTTAACCGTCAGCGAAGCTTCTGGATAA
- the crtH gene encoding carotene isomerase yields MVLSSSLPETSLRWPDGSHFEVIVIGAGMGGLVTATQLAARGFRPLLLERYLIPGGSAGYFERDGYRFDVGASMIFGFGQQGTTNLLTRALAAVGKKVETVPDPIQVHYRLPGGLNIRVHRDYEAFLTELGDRFPHERKGIRRFYDTCWQVFNCLNAIELLSLEEPRYVARVFFQNPLACLGLARRLPANVGAVARRYLQDPELLHFIDMECYCWSVVPAEKTPLINAGMVFSDRHYGGVNYPKGGVGHIAQTLADGLVETGGQVQYRSRVNRIMTRQGRAIGVELATGERYTADRIVSNATRWDTFNTLLAQDSLPASEQRWQSRYTKAPSFLSLHLGVQATVIPPETDCHQILLDNWADLEAAGGTLFVSIPTLLDPSLAPPERHIIHAFTPSWLADWQGGSHAQYVAQKQALAQQLIQRLETIFPGLSQAIDHCSIGTPRTHRRFLGRSDGTYGPMPQRQLWGLLGMPFNRTAIPGLYCVGDSTFPGQGLNAVAFSGFACAHRVAADLSNQ; encoded by the coding sequence ATGGTTTTGTCGTCTTCCCTCCCAGAAACCTCTCTCCGCTGGCCCGATGGCAGCCATTTTGAGGTCATTGTGATCGGCGCAGGCATGGGGGGGCTGGTCACGGCTACGCAGCTAGCAGCACGAGGATTTCGCCCCTTACTGTTAGAGCGATATCTGATTCCAGGGGGGAGTGCAGGCTACTTTGAGCGAGACGGGTATCGCTTTGATGTTGGCGCTTCCATGATTTTTGGGTTTGGGCAACAGGGCACCACTAATCTGCTTACCCGTGCCCTCGCTGCCGTGGGCAAAAAAGTGGAGACGGTGCCTGACCCTATTCAGGTTCACTATCGCCTGCCAGGAGGGTTGAATATTCGGGTACATCGAGACTATGAGGCGTTTCTTACTGAACTGGGCGATCGCTTCCCCCATGAACGCAAGGGCATTCGCCGTTTCTACGACACCTGCTGGCAGGTCTTCAACTGCTTGAATGCGATCGAACTGTTGTCCTTAGAAGAGCCTCGCTATGTCGCCCGAGTGTTTTTTCAGAATCCGCTAGCCTGCCTCGGCCTGGCTCGGCGCCTACCCGCCAATGTTGGCGCAGTGGCCCGGCGGTATTTGCAAGACCCGGAGCTGCTGCACTTTATCGACATGGAGTGTTACTGCTGGTCGGTGGTGCCCGCTGAGAAAACCCCGTTGATTAATGCGGGCATGGTGTTTAGCGATCGCCATTACGGCGGCGTTAATTATCCGAAAGGCGGCGTCGGCCACATTGCCCAAACCCTAGCAGATGGCCTGGTTGAAACCGGCGGGCAGGTTCAATATCGATCCCGAGTTAATCGCATCATGACCCGGCAGGGGCGGGCTATTGGGGTAGAGTTGGCAACCGGTGAACGCTACACAGCTGACCGCATCGTCTCGAATGCAACCCGCTGGGACACCTTCAACACCCTCCTGGCCCAAGACTCACTCCCCGCCTCAGAACAGCGTTGGCAATCTCGCTATACCAAGGCACCCAGCTTTCTCAGTCTGCATCTGGGCGTTCAGGCGACGGTGATTCCCCCTGAAACCGATTGTCATCAAATTTTGCTGGATAACTGGGCTGATCTGGAAGCGGCTGGAGGCACCCTCTTTGTCTCCATTCCGACCCTGTTAGATCCGAGTCTGGCCCCCCCTGAACGCCACATCATCCATGCCTTTACGCCCAGTTGGCTAGCCGATTGGCAAGGGGGATCCCATGCTCAATATGTGGCGCAAAAACAAGCCCTGGCCCAGCAGCTAATTCAGCGGTTAGAAACAATTTTCCCTGGGCTGAGTCAGGCAATTGACCATTGCTCTATCGGCACTCCACGCACCCATCGTCGCTTTTTAGGACGCAGTGACGGCACCTACGGCCCCATGCCCCAGCGTCAGTTATGGGGCCTACTCGGGATGCCCTTCAACCGCACTGCCATTCCAGGACTTTACTGTGTGGGAGATAGTACCTTTCCTGGACAGGGGCTCAACGCCGTCGCTTTTTCTGGCTTTGCCTGCGCCCACCGGGTCGCCGCCGACCTTAGCAACCAGTAG
- a CDS encoding HAMP domain-containing histidine kinase yields MNIHSETSLSIHRRLQELYQRWSQLTQTNQLTKSAEYLAWRRRFFHRRLGRGLWIGLTYTLILFTYWLYIFLFKIEQIRIDFESLYGKPWIADHYRDITITACPVIVGLVLTCLLIHKTPWGRRHPAVIFFIFAGAVNGFASQIIATPYGMPLTPSPTVFLAFAVMMPLCWRLHLFVQLLPLAYYTLVLPSLGLTGFRGEPILSVYNVGDLLELGWVCITCDLGVMVYERLCLSEFESRRELQLFLHAVSHDLRNPVMGISIVIKNMLRKAVGRQTQIDTPVLERLLQSSDRQLALINALVEANQMDVKGMALQCQPLKLSTVVEAALADLKPKLLQNKIGISNHIDPDLPLINADEMQLWRVFSNLIENALKHNPHGIHLTLAATVINPVQEASLRAELATLIEPPLKLTPQNLKLQSSPVMFGYLHDNGVGISPMQVEKLFELYTRGNQARRMPGLGLGLYLCKQIITAHGGEIGIVSQPGQGSTFWFTLPLAISNPDASLP; encoded by the coding sequence ATGAACATCCACAGCGAGACGAGCCTGTCGATACATCGGAGACTTCAAGAGCTTTATCAACGCTGGTCTCAGCTTACGCAGACCAATCAACTGACAAAATCAGCCGAATACCTCGCCTGGCGACGGCGCTTTTTTCATCGACGCCTGGGGCGGGGGCTCTGGATTGGGTTGACATATACCCTGATTCTTTTCACCTATTGGCTTTATATTTTCCTATTTAAAATTGAGCAGATAAGAATAGATTTTGAAAGCCTTTATGGAAAACCGTGGATTGCAGATCACTACAGAGACATCACCATAACGGCTTGCCCTGTGATTGTAGGGCTGGTATTGACCTGTTTGCTGATTCATAAAACCCCATGGGGCCGACGCCATCCAGCGGTGATCTTTTTTATATTTGCTGGTGCCGTCAACGGGTTTGCCAGCCAAATTATTGCTACACCCTATGGCATGCCGCTGACGCCATCCCCTACTGTTTTTCTCGCCTTTGCGGTGATGATGCCGCTTTGTTGGCGACTACATCTATTCGTTCAGCTGCTGCCCCTTGCCTATTACACCCTGGTCTTACCTAGCCTGGGCCTGACCGGATTTAGAGGCGAGCCCATTTTAAGCGTCTACAACGTAGGCGACCTCCTTGAGCTTGGGTGGGTTTGCATAACCTGCGATTTGGGGGTCATGGTTTACGAACGGCTGTGTCTTTCTGAGTTCGAGTCGCGACGAGAATTACAGCTCTTTTTGCACGCTGTTTCCCATGACTTGCGGAACCCAGTCATGGGGATTTCAATTGTGATCAAAAATATGTTGCGAAAAGCCGTTGGCCGACAAACTCAGATCGATACCCCCGTCCTTGAACGGCTCTTGCAAAGTAGCGATCGCCAATTAGCGCTTATCAACGCATTGGTAGAAGCGAATCAAATGGATGTTAAGGGTATGGCACTCCAGTGTCAGCCTTTAAAGCTCAGCACCGTTGTAGAGGCTGCTTTAGCGGATCTCAAACCCAAACTTTTGCAAAACAAAATTGGCATATCCAATCACATTGATCCGGATTTACCCTTAATCAATGCAGATGAAATGCAGTTGTGGAGAGTGTTCAGTAACCTGATTGAAAATGCCCTTAAACATAACCCCCATGGCATTCATCTAACGCTTGCAGCAACTGTCATCAACCCTGTTCAAGAAGCGAGCTTAAGGGCTGAATTAGCCACTTTAATCGAGCCCCCCCTTAAACTGACCCCTCAAAACTTGAAGCTCCAAAGTTCCCCCGTGATGTTCGGGTACCTTCATGACAACGGAGTGGGGATTTCACCCATGCAGGTCGAAAAACTATTCGAGCTATATACCCGAGGTAATCAGGCTCGCCGTATGCCAGGGCTAGGGTTAGGGCTCTATCTCTGCAAGCAAATCATCACAGCCCATGGCGGGGAAATCGGGATTGTCAGCCAGCCTGGCCAGGGGTCGACGTTTTGGTTCACATTACCGCTGGCGATCTCGAATCCTGACGCCAGTCTCCCCTAG
- a CDS encoding CHAT domain-containing protein produces MTQEFHLSITSLGSDRYLIRTEDTAMGVPIAEVQVEWPVETWLQLVQPAMDAPLMGVLKGQSDLGKGAAHLPQVGEQLYKALFEEEAIRESWLRAQGIAQNRHEMLRFRLGLKESRLQRLPWEVLHYDGRPLTNRSDLTFARYAANFMVGQTFKAENLPDADTPLKVLMVIASPQDQDHLQLLEEVEHIQKLLAAETEAILPIKLRVLKQPDRNELAQALEQGNYQVLHYAGHSDFGENGGDLSLVNRQTGLTEKLSGDDLAGLLVNNHVALTIFNSCRSGHTAGDDAEMDWRQQNLVQALVNQGMPSVIAMAERIPDEVAIAFTQLFYKNLRNGFPIDLSLSRTRQGLISAFSSDQHYWALPILYLQPDFNGYLTQGDRAADDPLIPDDLELAKAAAPLTTEPPPPDQTTTTFLTQLETPAPIESDQDEDVANFVKRLSEKSTVSEVPPLPAAQGEVLVDHDAEGSGMAIYDALPEAPLQETPPAPAPPSESHSPSSQNGAGVSTDSPQRLLSRTQPQKIRERSPLIWFALGLVGLVGVIGLAALALRWAGGLSEPPSLSENESSVPALAPSGSVDVETLIRQAEQDIERGLYGDAREGLELALTQELIGSTANHEVSDAIWPLVTDTQEPDLLYLQGRIIWQQIAQLGEDAISFDRDYQRRDLTRQARDTWEGTDNTFLPGRVARGFAAYAMGDIDGAITNLEAALALYDQERQQSPEPDASTPLDVTILHAYAGLVMARTKAADINPAGLEEDERLGDASGEEQAILNAEADNERAIAQELFLRLQELDSDGLMSPGQLQIVNTSPETWSNWLWTDPLLNEWRRIYREWGTQTSDLSE; encoded by the coding sequence GTGACTCAAGAATTTCACCTATCGATTACCTCATTAGGGAGCGATCGCTACCTCATCCGCACGGAAGATACAGCGATGGGGGTTCCGATTGCAGAGGTGCAGGTAGAGTGGCCGGTTGAGACGTGGCTGCAGCTGGTTCAACCGGCAATGGATGCCCCTTTAATGGGGGTATTGAAGGGGCAATCTGACCTCGGTAAAGGGGCGGCTCACCTCCCTCAAGTCGGCGAACAGCTTTATAAGGCGCTCTTCGAAGAAGAGGCGATACGCGAAAGTTGGCTCAGAGCCCAGGGCATTGCGCAAAACCGTCATGAGATGTTGCGCTTTCGCCTCGGTCTTAAAGAGAGTCGTCTCCAGCGCCTGCCCTGGGAGGTTCTGCACTACGATGGACGCCCCCTCACCAACCGCTCTGACTTAACCTTTGCTCGTTACGCTGCCAACTTCATGGTGGGTCAGACATTTAAGGCAGAGAATTTGCCGGATGCTGACACGCCATTAAAAGTGCTCATGGTGATTGCCAGCCCTCAGGATCAAGATCACCTCCAGCTGTTGGAAGAAGTCGAACACATTCAGAAACTGTTAGCCGCCGAGACGGAGGCGATTCTGCCTATTAAGCTACGTGTCTTAAAGCAGCCAGATCGCAACGAACTCGCCCAGGCATTGGAGCAGGGCAATTATCAGGTGCTGCACTATGCCGGGCACAGTGACTTTGGAGAAAATGGCGGTGACCTCTCTCTGGTGAATCGTCAAACCGGGCTGACTGAGAAGCTCTCAGGGGATGATTTAGCCGGATTATTGGTGAATAACCATGTCGCTCTGACGATATTTAACTCTTGCCGGAGCGGACATACCGCTGGGGATGATGCTGAGATGGATTGGCGCCAGCAAAATCTGGTGCAGGCTCTCGTCAACCAGGGAATGCCGAGTGTGATTGCAATGGCAGAGCGGATTCCCGACGAGGTGGCGATCGCCTTCACGCAGCTGTTCTACAAAAATCTCCGCAATGGGTTCCCGATTGACCTGAGCTTGAGCCGCACCCGTCAAGGGCTGATTTCAGCGTTTAGTTCTGACCAGCACTATTGGGCGCTGCCCATTCTCTATCTACAGCCAGATTTTAATGGCTATCTCACCCAGGGCGATCGCGCGGCGGATGATCCCCTCATTCCAGATGATTTGGAACTGGCCAAAGCGGCCGCTCCGCTAACGACTGAGCCCCCGCCTCCAGATCAGACCACCACTACCTTCCTCACCCAACTCGAAACCCCAGCCCCGATAGAGAGCGATCAGGACGAAGACGTTGCCAATTTTGTGAAGCGACTCTCCGAAAAGTCTACGGTTTCTGAAGTCCCCCCTCTGCCCGCAGCCCAGGGAGAAGTTCTGGTCGATCATGATGCTGAGGGATCGGGGATGGCCATTTATGACGCACTGCCAGAGGCCCCCCTCCAGGAAACCCCTCCGGCACCTGCGCCGCCGTCCGAGTCTCACTCGCCTTCCTCTCAAAATGGTGCTGGCGTTTCAACCGATTCCCCCCAACGGTTACTGTCGCGAACCCAGCCTCAAAAAATCCGTGAAAGGTCTCCGCTAATTTGGTTCGCGCTGGGTCTGGTTGGTTTGGTTGGGGTGATTGGGCTGGCAGCTTTGGCCCTGCGCTGGGCGGGTGGTCTTTCTGAACCGCCATCGCTGAGTGAGAACGAATCATCGGTTCCCGCACTGGCACCCAGTGGCTCGGTGGACGTTGAGACGTTGATCCGTCAAGCAGAGCAGGACATAGAGCGAGGGCTCTATGGCGATGCTCGGGAAGGGTTGGAGCTGGCCTTAACCCAAGAACTGATCGGCAGCACCGCCAACCATGAAGTCAGCGACGCCATTTGGCCCCTGGTCACAGACACTCAAGAGCCAGACTTACTCTATCTTCAAGGCCGCATCATCTGGCAGCAAATTGCCCAGCTTGGGGAAGACGCCATTTCCTTCGATCGGGACTATCAGCGACGGGATTTAACCCGACAGGCCCGGGATACTTGGGAGGGCACCGACAATACATTTTTGCCGGGGCGTGTCGCTCGGGGCTTTGCTGCTTATGCTATGGGCGATATCGATGGGGCGATCACCAATTTGGAGGCGGCCCTGGCACTCTACGATCAAGAACGCCAACAAAGTCCTGAGCCAGATGCCTCGACTCCGTTAGATGTGACGATTCTACATGCCTATGCAGGGCTGGTCATGGCCCGGACGAAAGCGGCAGATATCAACCCGGCTGGCCTTGAGGAAGATGAACGCTTAGGCGATGCTAGCGGTGAAGAGCAAGCTATCTTGAATGCTGAGGCTGACAATGAACGGGCGATCGCCCAAGAACTGTTTCTCCGTCTTCAAGAGCTTGATTCTGATGGTTTGATGTCGCCCGGTCAGCTGCAAATCGTCAACACGTCACCAGAAACCTGGAGCAACTGGCTTTGGACAGACCCGCTTTTGAATGAATGGCGCAGAATCTACCGTGAATGGGGTACCCAAACGAGCGACTTGTCAGAATAA
- a CDS encoding HAMP domain-containing histidine kinase, translated as MLLPLRWPLHLISQLLPIVYYTVVLPLLGINGVGNISIFNSVYSAGTFIEIGWVCLICNVGVYVYERLRRSEFESRRELQIFLHTISHDLRNPVMGSSMVVKNLLNKAADGYAKVSAPVLERLLQGSDRQLALINALVEAYHADGKGITLHCQPVQFSTVVETVLADIEPKRLHNKVELHNTIDPNFPLVRADPTHLWRVLSNLIDNALKHNPPGIHLTLSADVIKAARCSTTRDDLISSNPQSLPQPFHKKISNIKSLPMLLCRVQDDGIGIPRSQCQRLFELYSRGQRARYMPGLGLGLYLCQQIVTAHGGEIGVISQPDIGSTFWFTLPLDTSVERLNEEKVLV; from the coding sequence GTGTTGTTGCCACTACGCTGGCCCTTACATCTAATTTCTCAACTATTGCCAATTGTTTACTATACGGTTGTATTACCCCTGTTAGGAATTAATGGGGTTGGCAATATCTCTATTTTTAATAGTGTGTATAGTGCTGGTACATTTATTGAAATTGGATGGGTTTGTTTGATTTGTAATGTTGGTGTTTACGTGTATGAGCGACTGCGTCGTTCTGAGTTTGAGTCGCGACGAGAATTGCAAATCTTTTTACATACCATTTCCCATGATCTCCGTAACCCGGTTATGGGAAGTTCGATGGTGGTTAAAAACCTGTTGAATAAAGCTGCTGATGGCTACGCCAAGGTCAGTGCTCCAGTGCTAGAGCGCCTTTTGCAAGGAAGCGATCGCCAGTTAGCTCTGATTAACGCATTGGTAGAAGCTTATCATGCTGATGGTAAGGGGATAACGCTGCACTGCCAGCCTGTGCAATTTAGCACCGTGGTTGAAACGGTATTAGCTGATATTGAACCTAAGCGCTTACACAATAAAGTTGAGCTACACAACACCATTGATCCTAATTTTCCATTAGTGAGGGCAGATCCTACCCATCTGTGGCGAGTCTTGAGCAATTTGATTGACAATGCCCTCAAGCATAATCCTCCGGGCATTCATCTGACTTTATCGGCAGATGTTATCAAGGCTGCCCGGTGCTCTACTACGCGGGATGATCTAATTTCTTCAAACCCGCAAAGTCTGCCACAACCATTTCATAAAAAAATTTCAAATATCAAATCTCTACCGATGCTGCTTTGTCGCGTTCAGGATGATGGTATCGGTATCCCCCGTAGTCAGTGTCAACGACTCTTTGAACTTTACAGTCGAGGGCAACGGGCTCGCTATATGCCTGGGTTAGGGTTAGGGCTTTATTTGTGTCAGCAAATTGTCACTGCCCATGGAGGAGAAATCGGTGTTATTAGCCAGCCAGATATTGGGTCTACTTTTTGGTTTACATTGCCATTAGATACCTCAGTTGAGCGCCTGAATGAAGAGAAAGTATTGGTGTAA
- a CDS encoding leucine-rich repeat domain-containing protein produces the protein MSLLSFLMVSLICTSSTAQNETPSEAFETFADWCLNQASLTPETRHTVQVLLAEAETQDCTQAEETLNNLTELVLWRSEIVDVMPLASLTHLTGLSLNINYIVDVSPLTSLTNLTTLSLGSNQIADVSPLARLNNLTELHLHENQIADVTSLARLTNLTKLSLNSNNITDVSPLASLTNLNELYLTSNQIGDITSLARLTNLTRLSLINNNIADVSPLKSLINLNELYLEEAGIKDVSPLANLTNLTRLYLSVNNIADITPLANLTNLTELSLISNDIADITPLANLTNLSNLLLSDNDIADITPLAGLTNLTQLSLDLSGVADVTPLTHLSNLEGLSLRENQIVDVTSLASLTNLTRLELYNNQIADVTPLASLTNLNWLDLGENPLSDRTCPVQPETVCQF, from the coding sequence ATGAGCTTGCTGTCGTTTCTCATGGTGAGTTTGATTTGTACGAGCAGTACAGCCCAGAACGAGACACCTTCAGAAGCATTTGAAACCTTTGCTGACTGGTGTCTTAATCAAGCCAGTTTGACTCCAGAAACTCGCCACACAGTCCAAGTATTGCTAGCGGAAGCCGAAACCCAGGACTGTACTCAGGCTGAGGAGACACTCAACAACCTGACGGAACTCGTTCTATGGAGAAGTGAAATCGTAGACGTGATGCCGTTAGCCAGTCTGACCCACTTGACTGGACTTTCCCTCAACATCAACTACATTGTGGATGTGAGCCCGTTAACCAGTCTGACCAATCTGACAACGCTTTCTCTGGGGAGCAATCAAATCGCAGACGTTTCTCCTCTAGCGCGTTTGAACAACCTCACCGAGCTTCATCTCCATGAGAACCAAATCGCAGACGTCACCTCGTTAGCCCGTTTGACGAATCTGACCAAGCTTTCTCTGAATTCCAACAACATTACAGATGTCAGCCCGTTGGCGAGTCTCACCAATCTCAATGAGCTTTACCTCACGTCTAACCAAATTGGAGACATCACCTCGTTAGCCCGTTTGACGAATCTAACCAGGCTTTCTTTAATTAATAACAACATTGCAGACGTGAGCCCTTTAAAGAGTCTCATCAATCTCAACGAGCTTTACCTCGAAGAGGCTGGCATTAAAGACGTGAGCCCGTTAGCCAATCTCACGAATCTGACCCGGCTTTACCTCAGCGTCAATAACATTGCAGACATTACCCCCTTAGCCAATCTCACTAATCTGACTGAGCTGTCCCTGATTAGCAATGACATTGCAGACATTACCCCCTTAGCCAATCTCACTAATCTGTCGAACCTTCTCCTAAGTGACAACGACATTGCAGACATTACCCCCTTAGCGGGCCTGACAAACCTGACCCAACTTAGCCTTGACTTAAGTGGTGTCGCAGATGTTACTCCCTTAACTCACCTGAGCAACCTGGAAGGATTGAGTCTAAGGGAAAATCAAATCGTGGACGTCACCTCGCTAGCCAGCCTGACCAATCTAACCAGGCTGGAACTCTATAACAATCAAATCGCAGATGTTACTCCCTTAGCCAGTCTGACCAACTTGAACTGGCTCGACCTGGGCGAAAATCCTCTCAGCGATCGCACCTGCCCCGTTCAACCTGAAACAGTCTGCCAGTTCTGA
- the upp gene encoding uracil phosphoribosyltransferase translates to MALQLRVFVPPHPLIQHWLGVARDVNTPSSLFRTAMTELGRWLTYEAAREWLPILETTIETPLTSTAATFVSPEVPVVIMPILRAGLALMEGAQSVLPLASVYHVGFVRDEVTLQASCYLNKLPDEIPSTARVLISEPMLATGGTIMAAMEALTSRGVTPEMVRIISVVTAPPALQKLADAYPALKIYAATIDEGLNEKGFIVPGLGDAGDRTFGT, encoded by the coding sequence ATGGCTCTTCAACTGCGTGTTTTTGTGCCGCCCCATCCGTTGATTCAACACTGGTTAGGGGTGGCTCGTGATGTCAATACGCCGTCTTCTCTGTTTCGGACAGCGATGACTGAGTTGGGGCGTTGGCTAACCTACGAAGCCGCGCGGGAATGGTTGCCCATTTTAGAGACCACTATCGAAACCCCGTTGACATCAACTGCGGCAACGTTTGTGAGCCCAGAAGTTCCTGTCGTGATCATGCCAATTTTGCGAGCCGGGTTGGCTCTGATGGAAGGGGCGCAGTCGGTGCTGCCGTTAGCTTCGGTTTATCATGTGGGGTTTGTTCGAGACGAAGTCACCCTGCAGGCCAGCTGTTATCTCAATAAACTGCCCGATGAAATTCCATCGACTGCACGCGTGCTCATCAGCGAACCCATGTTGGCGACGGGGGGCACGATCATGGCAGCGATGGAAGCGCTCACTTCACGGGGGGTTACCCCTGAGATGGTGCGCATTATTTCTGTGGTGACGGCTCCCCCAGCTCTACAGAAGCTGGCAGATGCCTACCCAGCGCTCAAAATTTATGCGGCGACGATTGATGAGGGGCTGAATGAAAAGGGGTTTATTGTTCCAGGGTTAGGGGATGCGGGCGATCGCACCTTTGGCACTTAG
- a CDS encoding leucine-rich repeat domain-containing protein, with protein sequence MSLLSFLMVSLSCTSSTAQNETPSEAFETFADWCFTQASLTPEARHTVEVLLAEAGTQDCHQANETLTNLTELVLWSDEIVDITPLANLTNLKHLLLWENSIVDVAPLASLTNLEILGLSTNKISDVVPLANLSNLKVLGLNENEISDVAPLAGLPNLTSLGLERNQISDVTPLGGLTNLTMLRLSNNRISDVTPLADLTSLTSLFLGDNQIVDITPLAGLTNLVWFSLVNNQIVDVAPLADLTKLGALSLYGNPLSDRTCPVQPEEICQFSTTPPTPLNE encoded by the coding sequence ATGAGCTTGCTGTCGTTCCTCATGGTGAGTTTGAGTTGTACGAGCAGTACAGCCCAGAATGAGACGCCTTCAGAAGCATTTGAAACCTTTGCCGACTGGTGTTTTACTCAAGCCAGTTTGACTCCAGAAGCTCGCCACACTGTCGAAGTACTGCTGGCGGAAGCCGGAACGCAAGACTGTCATCAGGCTAACGAGACACTCACCAACTTGACAGAACTCGTCCTATGGAGCGATGAAATCGTAGACATAACCCCGTTAGCCAATCTGACCAACCTAAAACATCTTTTGCTCTGGGAGAATAGCATTGTAGATGTGGCACCCTTAGCCAGTCTGACCAATCTGGAAATACTTGGCCTTAGTACCAATAAAATTTCGGATGTTGTTCCCTTAGCGAACCTGTCTAATCTAAAAGTGCTTGGCCTCAACGAAAATGAAATTTCGGACGTAGCTCCCTTAGCCGGCCTGCCTAATCTGACCTCCCTTGGCCTTGAAAGGAATCAAATTTCAGATGTCACTCCCTTAGGCGGTCTGACCAATCTAACCATGCTTAGGCTGAGTAACAATCGAATTTCGGATGTCACTCCCTTAGCGGATTTGACCAGTCTGACCTCGCTTTTCTTGGGTGACAATCAAATCGTGGACATCACCCCGTTAGCCGGTCTGACTAACTTGGTGTGGTTTAGCCTCGTTAATAATCAAATCGTGGACGTCGCCCCGTTAGCTGATCTAACAAAGCTGGGAGCGCTTTCTCTCTATGGCAATCCGCTCAGCGATCGCACCTGCCCTGTGCAACCCGAAGAGATCTGTCAATTTTCTACAACTCCTCCTACTCCGCTGAATGAATAA